From the genome of Streptomyces sp. V1I1, one region includes:
- a CDS encoding cation-translocating P-type ATPase, whose amino-acid sequence MTTTTRADSEQSIELTITGMTCASCVARVERKLGKLPGVTATVNLATATAHVTREDPAVEVAELVAAVEAIGYGAGVPRTEAPAGDEEASDAEGVHIAGLRRRLIVSALLGLPVVLVSMISALHFAGWEWVALALATPVVAWGAWPFHRAAALNLRHGSATMDTLVSLGVLAAYLWSAVTLVLGGDHLYLEVAVVLTAFLLAGRFFEARAKRRAGDAIRALMDLGAKDVAVLRDGSEVRIPVEELAVGDLFVVRPGEKIATDGEITDGASAIDESLLTGESVPVEVEPGSQVTGATVNSHGRLTVRATRVGSDTKLAQIAALVERAQTGKAEVQRLADRISAVFVPVVIALAIGTFGVWTLTGASAANALTAAIAVVIIACPCALGLATPTALMVGTGRGAQLGLLIRGPEVLESTRRIDTVVLDKTGTITEGKMRLVDVIPADDEDEQEVLRLAGGLEDASEHPIAAAIANTARDRLGSLPAVTGFANTQGRGVTGQVEGRTVRAGRAAWLEEQDQVLPDELGRAQQKAEAEGRTVVFAAWDGRVRGALVVADTVKATSAEAVADLKRLGLTPVLLTGDNTAAAHAVAAEVGIDQVIAEVHPEDKVAEVERLQRQGQVVAMVGDGVNDAAALAQADLGLAMGTGTDAAIAASDLTLVRGDLRAAADAIRLARRTLRTIKANLFWAFAYNVAALPLAALGLLNPMIAGGAMAFSSVFVVSNSLRLRRFQPLTR is encoded by the coding sequence ATGACGACCACCACTCGGGCCGATTCCGAGCAGTCCATAGAACTGACCATCACCGGGATGACCTGCGCCTCGTGCGTGGCGCGGGTCGAGCGGAAGCTGGGCAAGCTGCCCGGAGTGACCGCGACGGTCAACCTCGCGACCGCGACCGCGCACGTCACCCGCGAGGACCCGGCGGTCGAGGTGGCGGAGCTGGTGGCAGCTGTCGAGGCCATTGGATACGGGGCGGGGGTTCCCCGGACCGAAGCCCCGGCCGGAGACGAAGAGGCCAGCGACGCTGAGGGCGTGCACATCGCCGGGCTGCGCCGCCGCCTGATCGTTTCGGCTCTGCTCGGGCTGCCGGTGGTCCTTGTGTCGATGATCTCCGCCTTGCACTTCGCCGGCTGGGAGTGGGTCGCGCTGGCTCTGGCGACTCCCGTCGTGGCGTGGGGCGCATGGCCCTTCCACCGGGCCGCGGCCCTGAATCTGCGGCACGGGTCGGCGACGATGGACACCCTTGTGTCGCTGGGCGTACTGGCCGCCTACCTGTGGAGCGCCGTAACGCTCGTACTGGGCGGTGATCACCTGTACCTGGAGGTCGCCGTCGTCCTGACGGCCTTCCTGCTGGCGGGCCGGTTCTTCGAGGCGCGCGCGAAGCGGCGGGCGGGGGACGCCATCCGGGCGCTCATGGACCTGGGCGCCAAGGACGTCGCCGTACTGCGGGACGGTAGCGAAGTGCGCATCCCCGTCGAGGAGTTGGCGGTCGGCGACCTCTTCGTCGTACGCCCCGGGGAGAAGATCGCCACCGACGGCGAGATCACCGACGGCGCCTCGGCGATCGACGAGTCGCTGCTGACCGGTGAGAGCGTGCCGGTGGAGGTCGAGCCCGGCTCGCAGGTCACCGGCGCCACCGTCAACAGCCACGGACGGCTGACCGTACGCGCCACGCGAGTCGGGTCGGACACCAAACTGGCGCAGATCGCCGCGCTGGTGGAGCGCGCCCAGACCGGCAAGGCGGAGGTGCAGCGCCTCGCCGACCGGATATCGGCGGTCTTCGTACCGGTCGTCATCGCCCTGGCGATCGGCACATTCGGCGTGTGGACGCTCACCGGAGCCTCGGCAGCTAACGCACTCACGGCCGCCATCGCAGTAGTGATCATCGCCTGCCCGTGCGCGCTCGGGCTGGCCACGCCCACCGCGCTCATGGTCGGCACCGGTCGCGGCGCCCAGCTCGGGCTGCTGATTCGCGGGCCCGAGGTGCTGGAGTCGACCCGCCGGATCGACACCGTCGTTCTGGACAAGACCGGCACGATCACCGAGGGCAAGATGCGCCTCGTCGACGTGATACCGGCCGACGACGAGGACGAGCAGGAGGTGCTGCGGCTGGCGGGCGGGCTGGAGGACGCCAGCGAGCACCCGATCGCCGCAGCCATCGCGAACACCGCACGGGACCGCCTCGGTTCACTCCCCGCTGTGACCGGCTTCGCCAACACCCAGGGCCGGGGCGTGACCGGGCAGGTCGAGGGACGTACGGTCCGTGCGGGCAGGGCCGCGTGGCTGGAGGAACAGGACCAGGTGCTGCCCGACGAGCTCGGCCGCGCACAACAGAAGGCCGAGGCCGAGGGCCGTACGGTGGTCTTCGCCGCCTGGGACGGGCGTGTTCGCGGCGCGCTGGTCGTCGCCGACACCGTCAAGGCGACCAGCGCCGAGGCGGTAGCCGACCTCAAGCGGCTCGGGCTCACCCCCGTCCTGCTGACCGGCGACAACACGGCGGCGGCCCACGCGGTGGCGGCCGAGGTCGGCATCGACCAGGTCATCGCCGAAGTCCACCCCGAGGACAAGGTCGCCGAGGTCGAACGCCTCCAGCGGCAGGGCCAGGTGGTGGCGATGGTCGGCGACGGCGTCAACGACGCGGCCGCCCTCGCCCAGGCCGACTTGGGGCTTGCGATGGGCACCGGCACGGATGCGGCGATCGCCGCATCCGATCTGACCCTGGTACGGGGCGACTTGCGGGCGGCGGCGGATGCGATCCGACTGGCCCGGCGCACCCTTCGCACGATCAAGGCCAATCTGTTCTGGGCCTTCGCCTACAACGTCGCCGCGCTGCCGCTGGCAGCGCTCGGCCTGCTCAACCCGATGATCGCCGGCGGCGCGATGGCTTTCTCCTCGGTGTTCGTGGTCTCGAACAGCTTGAGGCTGCGCCGCTTCCAGCCCTTGACGCGCTGA
- a CDS encoding MerR family DNA-binding protein, which translates to MRDTGECPCEPAEDMLRRRIGEIDAEMARLSALRGELEQMLARIPAPDCPDPVPGTWRPEGGDQMTEEITTVEAPVRGGCCDDPECPPEACGNTCC; encoded by the coding sequence GTGCGCGACACCGGCGAGTGCCCCTGCGAGCCCGCTGAGGACATGCTGCGGCGCCGGATCGGCGAGATCGACGCCGAGATGGCCCGGCTGTCCGCCCTGCGTGGCGAGCTGGAACAGATGCTCGCCCGCATTCCCGCCCCCGACTGCCCGGACCCGGTGCCGGGCACCTGGCGACCGGAAGGAGGTGACCAGATGACCGAGGAGATCACTACCGTCGAGGCCCCCGTCCGCGGCGGCTGCTGCGACGACCCGGAGTGCCCGCCCGAGGCATGCGGCAACACCTGCTGCTAA
- a CDS encoding MFS transporter — protein MTETPPLADQTIPEQERWLTPGVRGIGTASFLADVGHEIPTALLPSLLTSTLGAPAAALGAIEGVSDALAGAARFGGGVLADDPARRPKVAVGGYATTAVLGAATAGATAVWQVGVLRAAAWTARGLRVPARNALLADIVPAKAYGRAYGFERMMDNLGAIFGPLLALGLVAWLGVTWAIGLSVIPGLLAAVAIIYAIRHTPKPTSRDKVPLKIRIRPVLQGDIGQLMAAVAAFEVGNVAATLLILRASDLLAPEHGTKTATTIALGLYTAYNVAATLASVPAGRLSDRLGSRGPVLVLTGGVAAFAAAYGLFTINGAAIAFLAIPFLLAGIGIGAVETAQHSAVAALAPTDLRGSAFGMLATVQSLGNLAASTIAGILWTAISPTAAFTYLTAWMLLALIGLGLSFRR, from the coding sequence ATGACCGAGACTCCGCCGCTCGCCGACCAGACCATTCCCGAGCAGGAGCGATGGCTGACGCCCGGCGTCCGCGGCATCGGCACGGCCAGTTTCCTCGCCGACGTGGGCCACGAGATCCCCACGGCGCTGCTGCCCTCGCTGCTGACCTCCACCCTCGGCGCCCCGGCTGCCGCCCTCGGCGCGATCGAGGGCGTCTCCGACGCGCTCGCCGGGGCGGCCCGGTTCGGCGGCGGAGTCCTGGCCGACGACCCGGCCCGCCGCCCGAAGGTGGCCGTCGGCGGCTACGCGACCACCGCTGTCCTGGGCGCCGCGACCGCCGGTGCGACCGCGGTCTGGCAGGTCGGGGTCCTGCGAGCTGCCGCCTGGACCGCCCGGGGGCTTCGCGTCCCGGCCCGCAACGCGCTGCTCGCGGACATCGTCCCGGCCAAGGCATACGGACGGGCCTACGGCTTCGAGCGGATGATGGACAACCTCGGCGCGATCTTCGGACCGCTCCTGGCCCTTGGCCTGGTCGCCTGGCTGGGCGTGACCTGGGCGATCGGCCTGTCCGTCATCCCCGGCCTGCTGGCCGCCGTCGCGATCATCTACGCGATCCGGCACACGCCGAAGCCGACCAGCCGGGACAAAGTCCCGCTCAAGATCCGCATCCGGCCCGTCCTGCAGGGCGACATCGGCCAGCTCATGGCCGCCGTGGCCGCGTTCGAGGTCGGCAACGTGGCCGCCACGCTGCTGATCCTGCGCGCCTCCGACCTGCTCGCCCCCGAGCACGGAACGAAAACCGCGACGACGATCGCCCTCGGTCTGTACACCGCCTACAACGTCGCCGCCACTCTCGCGTCGGTCCCCGCCGGACGCCTCTCCGACCGGCTCGGCTCCCGCGGCCCCGTACTGGTCCTGACCGGAGGCGTCGCCGCATTCGCCGCGGCCTACGGCCTGTTCACGATCAACGGCGCCGCCATCGCATTTCTGGCGATCCCGTTCCTCCTGGCAGGCATCGGGATCGGCGCCGTGGAGACCGCCCAGCACTCCGCCGTCGCGGCCCTCGCCCCGACAGACCTGCGCGGCTCCGCGTTCGGCATGCTTGCCACCGTCCAGTCGCTCGGCAACCTCGCCGCCAGCACCATCGCCGGCATCTTGTGGACCGCTATCTCGCCGACGGCCGCCTTCACCTACCTGACCGCCTGGATGCTCCTGGCCCTCATCGGGCTCGGTCTCAGCTTCCGACGCTGA
- a CDS encoding DUF305 domain-containing protein, with protein sequence MTAFTRSFDLPLRRRVAVLGVIAAGSLLLAACGSDDSSDSSASTPETAASSAAGAFNDGDVTFAQAMIVHHQQALEMSQQADGRASDQEIKTLAGQIEKAQDPEIKTMQSWLKSWGKPQSPDMDHGNAGHGGDDMAGMMSDQDMDALTAAKGTDFDRKFAQMMIDHHNGAIDMAKDEQKNGRNTAAKKLADNVIKNQSAEVKQMQSTLDRL encoded by the coding sequence ATGACCGCCTTCACGCGTTCCTTCGACCTGCCCCTGCGCCGCCGCGTCGCGGTGCTGGGAGTCATCGCCGCCGGCTCCCTGCTGCTCGCCGCCTGCGGCAGCGACGACAGCAGCGACTCCTCCGCATCCACACCGGAGACGGCCGCATCGTCCGCCGCGGGCGCCTTCAACGACGGGGACGTGACGTTCGCCCAGGCGATGATCGTCCACCACCAGCAGGCACTGGAGATGTCCCAGCAGGCCGACGGCCGCGCTTCCGACCAGGAGATCAAGACCCTGGCCGGGCAGATAGAGAAGGCCCAGGACCCCGAGATCAAGACCATGCAGTCCTGGCTCAAGTCCTGGGGCAAGCCTCAGTCTCCCGACATGGACCACGGCAACGCGGGCCATGGCGGCGACGACATGGCCGGGATGATGTCCGATCAGGACATGGACGCACTCACGGCCGCCAAGGGCACGGACTTCGACCGCAAGTTCGCCCAGATGATGATCGACCACCACAACGGCGCCATCGACATGGCGAAGGACGAGCAGAAGAACGGCCGCAACACCGCCGCCAAGAAGCTCGCCGACAACGTCATCAAAAACCAGTCCGCCGAGGTCAAGCAGATGCAGAGCACCCTCGACCGTCTCTGA
- a CDS encoding F510_1955 family glycosylhydrolase, with protein sequence MKNTRKWPLATTAVLALTLALTACSSDSGTSTAAATSVASVHGHVHGLGIDPADNRLYVATHEGNYTPGKDGAAQRVGNSKDDFMGFTVAKAKTFLASGHPAPGTGGPGNRGLIESTDSGKTWKTRSLAGEVDFHALDYTHGTIYGYDSTNALLRVSKDGAAWDDRARLQALDIAVSPDAPDTVLATTAEGIAMSTDGGRTFAAGKQPAMAFLSWPKPGALYGLDDSSGLNRSTDGGATWQKAGTVPGGQAQALTAVDAEHILAATQNGVYESRDGGKTFTKRFTVDVGDGH encoded by the coding sequence ATGAAGAACACACGGAAGTGGCCCCTCGCCACCACCGCGGTCCTCGCGCTCACGCTCGCGCTGACCGCCTGCTCCAGCGACTCCGGCACCAGCACCGCTGCCGCGACGTCAGTCGCGTCGGTGCACGGCCACGTTCACGGGCTCGGCATCGACCCCGCCGACAACCGGCTCTACGTCGCCACCCACGAAGGGAACTACACCCCGGGCAAGGACGGCGCGGCCCAGCGGGTCGGCAACAGCAAGGACGACTTCATGGGCTTCACCGTGGCCAAGGCGAAGACCTTCCTGGCTAGCGGCCACCCCGCCCCCGGCACCGGCGGCCCCGGCAACCGGGGGCTGATCGAGAGCACCGATTCCGGGAAGACCTGGAAGACCCGCTCGCTGGCCGGCGAGGTCGATTTCCACGCCCTCGACTACACCCACGGCACCATCTACGGCTACGACAGCACCAACGCCCTGCTGCGCGTCAGCAAGGACGGAGCCGCCTGGGACGACCGCGCTCGCCTCCAGGCACTGGATATCGCCGTCAGCCCCGACGCCCCGGACACCGTGCTGGCCACCACCGCCGAGGGGATCGCGATGAGCACCGACGGCGGAAGAACCTTCGCCGCAGGCAAGCAGCCGGCGATGGCTTTCCTCTCGTGGCCGAAGCCCGGCGCGCTGTACGGACTCGACGACTCGAGCGGGCTCAACCGGAGCACCGACGGCGGCGCCACCTGGCAGAAGGCGGGCACGGTGCCCGGCGGACAGGCCCAGGCGCTCACGGCGGTTGACGCCGAGCACATCCTGGCCGCCACCCAGAACGGCGTCTACGAGTCCCGGGACGGCGGCAAGACCTTCACCAAGCGGTTCACGGTCGACGTCGGCGACGGCCACTGA
- a CDS encoding tRNA-dependent cyclodipeptide synthase: MSTDQGDGCPAAMAVTPLSGRCAEAVERAEHACFGISPFNSYFSKARIHELAKWGLDHFERVDFFVPDAPSAFTFEALGYAPEKAAWKARRQGQYTRNKIVTALGSLGVDDSDKRVLGWAELEGNAAFGRLHESGLRRYGEDADFRDACREATGWVLAGKLPTGRAPDVEQVEKAVRYFLAELPLFIDTPAIVGAGTSVFCYHEPPAVLRRLYGGELSWRPAAGQGFAVVAPAVRN; the protein is encoded by the coding sequence ATGAGCACAGATCAAGGCGACGGCTGTCCGGCGGCGATGGCGGTGACTCCGTTGAGCGGCCGGTGCGCCGAAGCGGTCGAGCGGGCCGAGCACGCCTGCTTCGGGATCAGTCCGTTCAACAGCTACTTCTCCAAGGCCCGGATCCACGAGCTGGCGAAGTGGGGGCTCGATCACTTCGAGCGGGTGGACTTCTTCGTCCCGGACGCGCCGAGTGCGTTCACTTTCGAGGCACTTGGATACGCGCCGGAAAAGGCCGCGTGGAAGGCGCGCAGGCAGGGCCAGTACACCCGCAACAAGATCGTCACTGCGCTGGGTTCGCTTGGCGTGGACGATTCGGACAAGCGGGTGCTGGGCTGGGCCGAGCTGGAGGGCAATGCGGCGTTCGGCCGCCTCCATGAGAGCGGACTGCGCCGCTATGGCGAGGACGCGGATTTCCGCGACGCCTGCCGGGAGGCGACCGGATGGGTGCTTGCCGGGAAGCTGCCCACCGGGCGGGCGCCGGATGTGGAGCAGGTCGAGAAAGCTGTGCGCTACTTCCTGGCCGAGCTGCCGCTGTTCATCGACACCCCGGCGATCGTCGGGGCCGGCACGTCCGTGTTCTGCTACCACGAGCCGCCTGCCGTCCTGCGCCGCTTGTACGGCGGCGAGCTGAGCTGGCGTCCCGCCGCCGGGCAGGGCTTCGCCGTTGTGGCACCGGCCGTACGAAACTGA
- a CDS encoding heavy metal-responsive transcriptional regulator: MLTVGRIAAQTGLSPKAVRLYEANGLIDPPERTAAGYRTYTDEAVPVLGFIRQAQALGLSLKEIKDILDLQRRGEQPCGLVTDLLDQHLADIDRRIADLEALRTTLQHARAQADQAADRGEGAVVCRIIENAVG; the protein is encoded by the coding sequence ATGCTCACCGTCGGCCGCATCGCCGCCCAGACCGGCCTGAGTCCCAAGGCGGTACGCCTCTACGAGGCCAACGGCCTCATCGACCCACCCGAGCGCACCGCGGCTGGCTACCGCACCTACACCGACGAAGCGGTACCCGTGCTCGGCTTCATCCGCCAGGCCCAGGCCCTCGGCCTCAGCCTCAAGGAGATCAAGGACATCCTGGACCTCCAGCGCCGCGGCGAGCAGCCCTGCGGCCTCGTCACCGATCTCCTCGACCAGCACCTCGCCGACATCGACCGCCGCATCGCGGACCTCGAGGCCCTCCGTACGACGCTCCAGCACGCCCGAGCCCAGGCAGACCAGGCGGCGGACCGTGGGGAGGGTGCCGTGGTGTGCCGCATCATCGAGAACGCTGTCGGCTGA
- a CDS encoding DUF6153 family protein, with the protein MTHRYAQAVTVAARLLLVVVLALGVFVMHTVGHPAEGSGSGMSAASHAVGTHAMSGEPAAAHASTLSSSDSAKLTGAISSPHEPGMGMDLTSLCVAVLGAWALAALLHAAFAGRCDWLAALATGVRSVVRPNPPPRAPDLAQLSILRI; encoded by the coding sequence ATGACACACCGGTACGCACAAGCGGTCACCGTCGCCGCACGCCTCCTGCTCGTCGTGGTGCTGGCACTCGGCGTGTTCGTCATGCACACCGTCGGTCACCCCGCAGAGGGCTCCGGCTCCGGCATGTCTGCCGCATCGCACGCCGTCGGCACGCATGCAATGTCAGGCGAACCGGCCGCCGCGCACGCGAGCACGCTCTCCAGCTCGGACAGCGCGAAACTGACAGGCGCCATCTCGTCACCGCACGAGCCCGGCATGGGCATGGACCTCACATCGCTGTGCGTGGCCGTCCTCGGCGCCTGGGCACTGGCCGCGCTGCTGCACGCGGCATTCGCCGGCAGGTGCGACTGGCTGGCCGCTCTCGCGACCGGGGTGCGATCAGTCGTACGGCCCAATCCTCCGCCCAGAGCTCCTGACCTCGCACAACTGTCGATTCTGCGGATCTAG
- a CDS encoding TetR/AcrR family transcriptional regulator yields the protein MPKLWNETIEAHRHAVREATLDATAALVTEHGLLSVTMSRIAQETGIGRATLYKYFPDVESILTAWHERQITGHLEHLTAVRDQAGDEGERLEAVLTAYALMTHRRHEHHGTEVAALLHQGKHVARAHQQLRGLISDLLAEGAKAGDLRNDGAPDELAAYCLHALGAAGSLPSEAAVRRPVTVTLAGLRPPAEAVGPASAAKEADDQEQHLHHHRRHGAH from the coding sequence ATGCCGAAGCTCTGGAACGAGACGATCGAGGCACACCGCCACGCAGTGCGCGAAGCGACCCTGGACGCCACCGCGGCACTGGTGACCGAGCACGGGCTGCTCTCGGTGACGATGTCGCGCATCGCCCAGGAAACCGGCATCGGACGGGCGACGCTGTACAAGTACTTCCCGGACGTCGAATCGATCCTGACCGCCTGGCATGAACGTCAGATCACCGGACACCTCGAACACCTCACCGCGGTAAGGGACCAAGCCGGCGATGAGGGCGAGCGGCTCGAAGCCGTGCTGACTGCATACGCGCTCATGACCCACAGGCGGCACGAGCACCACGGCACCGAGGTCGCGGCACTCCTGCATCAAGGCAAGCACGTCGCACGGGCGCACCAGCAACTCAGAGGACTCATCAGCGACTTGCTGGCCGAGGGAGCCAAGGCCGGCGACCTGCGGAACGATGGCGCACCCGACGAACTCGCCGCCTACTGCCTCCACGCCCTCGGCGCAGCCGGCAGCCTGCCCTCCGAAGCCGCGGTCCGAAGACCTGTCACGGTCACCCTGGCCGGGCTGCGCCCCCCGGCCGAAGCCGTCGGCCCGGCCTCCGCCGCCAAGGAAGCGGATGACCAGGAACAGCACCTGCACCACCACCGACGGCACGGCGCCCACTGA